The following are encoded together in the Colius striatus isolate bColStr4 chromosome 5, bColStr4.1.hap1, whole genome shotgun sequence genome:
- the C1QL3 gene encoding complement C1q-like protein 3, giving the protein MVLLLVILIPVLVSSAGTSAHYEMLGTCRMVCDPYGGTKAPSTAATPDRGLMQSLPTFIQGPKGEAGRPGKAGPRGPPGEPGPPGPVGPPGEKGEPGRQGLPGPPGAPGLNAAGAISAATYSTIPKIAFYAGLKRQHEGYEVLKFDDVVTNLGNHYDPTTGKFTCSIPGIYFFTYHVLMRGGDGTSMWADLCKNNQVRASAIAQDADQNYDYASNSVVLHLEPGDEVYIKLDGGKAHGGNNNKYSTFSGFIIYAD; this is encoded by the exons ATGGTGCTGCTGCTCGTCATCCTCATCCCGGTGCTGGTCAGCTCGGCCGGCACCTCGGCGCACTACGAGATGCTGGGCACCTGCCGCATGGTCTGCGACCCCTACGGCGGCACCAAGGCGCCCAGCACGGCGGCCACGCCCGACCGCGGCCTCATGCAGTCCCTGCCTACCTTCATCCAGGGGCCCAAGGGGGAGGCCGGCCGGCCGGGCAAAGCGGGGCCCCGCGGCCCCCCGGGGGAGCCGGGGCCGCCCGGCCCGGTGGGGCCGCCGGGTGAGAAGGGAGAGCCGGGGCGGCAAGGGCTGCCGGGCCCCCCCGGGGCGCCGGGGTTGAACGCGGCGGGGGCCATCAGCGCCGCCACCTACAGCACCATCCCCAAGATCGCCTTCTACGCCGGCCTCAAGCGGCAGCACGAGGGCTACGAGGTGCTCAAGTTCGACGACGTGGTCACCAACCTGGGTAACCACTACGACCCCACCACCGGCAAGTTCACCTGCTCCATCCCCGGCATCTACTTCTTCACCTACCATGTGCTCATGCGGGGCGGCGACGGCACTAGCATGTGGGCCGACCTCTGCAAGAACAACCAG GTTCGAGCCAGTGCGATTGCTCAGGACGCCGACCAGAACTACGACTACGCCAGTAACAGCGTGGTCCTTCACCTGGAGCCAGGAGATGAAGTTTACATTAAATTAGACGGAGGAAAAGCACACGGAGGGAACAACAACAAATACAGCACATTTTCTGGATTTATTATTTATGCTGACTGA